In Gossypium raimondii isolate GPD5lz chromosome 12, ASM2569854v1, whole genome shotgun sequence, a single window of DNA contains:
- the LOC105762728 gene encoding probable DNA helicase MCM9: MNSCNEEEVPIRLHSAVEYLLHSHSDQLRSIILSPDPKLHYPLFVDYAELMDADPPLARLVFANPTDYLRFFDQAAILAHKRVLKDMVSHEKGVEKKFIHVRFNVCGSPLEFPETFPTIGRVRVKHRGILLTLKGTVIRSGAVKMYEGQRTYQCKKCKHMFPLYPELETRNSITLPSICPSQRSNPCEGTKFLCIENTTVCHDYQEIKLQESTQVLGVGVIPRLILVILQDDLVDIVKAGDDVIITGILTAKWSPDLKDVRCDLDPILIANHVRKTNEMKLEIDIPDDVAMKFKQFWLDFRDTPLKGRNTILQGICPQVFGLFTVKLAVALTLIGGVQHVDASGTKIRGESHLLLVGDPGTGKSQFLKFAAKLSNRSVITTGLGSTSAGLTVTAVKDGGEWMLEAGALVLADGGLCCIDEFDSMREHDRATIHEAMEQQTISVAKAGLVTTLSTRTIVFGATNPKGHYDPDQPLSVNTALSGPLLSRFDIVLVLLDTKNPEWDAVVSSHILGEGEYGNGKQDEDLANIWSLSILRRYIGYVKNHFKPVLTKEAEKVISSYYQLQRRSATHNAARTTVRMLESLIRLAQGHARLMFRNEVTRLDAIAAILCIESSMTISAIIDSIGNALHSNFTENPDEEYAKQEKLILEKLSLIDESLESNGLEGFN; encoded by the exons ATGAATTCCTGTAATGAAGAGGAGGTGCCTATACGACTGCATTCGGCGGTGGAATATCTGCTACATTCCCACTCTGATCAGCTCCGCTCTATCATTCTCTCCCCTGACCCTAAACTTCACTATCCTCTTTTCGTCGA TTATGCCGAGCTGATGGATGCTGATCCTCCTCTAGCCCGCCTCGTCTTCGCCAACCCGACTGACTATTTGAGATTCTTTGACCAAGCCGCCATTTTGGCTCAT AAAAGAGTACTGAAAGACATGGTATCGCATGAGAAGGGAGTTGAAAAGAAATTCATTCATGTTCGTTTCAATGTCTGTGGTTCTCCTCTTGAATTTCCTG AGACTTTTCCGACTATTGGGCGTGTGAGGGTGAAACATCGGGGAATTCTTCTTACTCTCAAAGGGACTGTAATTCGATCTGGAGCGGTGAAGATGTATGAGGGGCAGAGGACATATCAGTGCAAGAAATGCAAGCACAT GTTTCCACTTTATCCTGAACTTGAAACAAGAAACTCAATAACACTTCCGTCAATCTGCCCCTCTCAG AGGTCCAATCCTTGCGAAGGCACTAAATTCCTCTGTATAGAAAATACCACAGTCTGTCATGATTACCAGGaaataaaacttcaagaaaGCACACAGGTTTTGGGTGTTGGTGTAATCCCCCGTTTAATTCTAGTCATTCTTCAAGATGATCTTGTTGACATTGTTAAAGCTGGAG ATGATGTAATCATTACAGGGATCTTGACTGCTAAGTGGTCTCCTGATTTAAAAGATGTACGATGCGATCTTGATCCCATATTAATTGCCAACCATGTGAG GAAAACTAATGAGATGAAATTAGAGATTGATATCCCGGATGATGTTGCTATGAAATTCAAGCAATTCTGGTTAGACTTCAGAGACACCCCATTGAAAG GAAGAAATACTATTCTACAAGGAATTTGCCCACAAGTTTTTGGACTCTTCACTGTGAAACTTGCAG TTGCTCTCACACTGATTGGAGGTGTTCAACATGTTGATGCTTCTGGGACAAAGATTCGAGGAGAGTCTCACTTGCTTCTGGTTGGTGACCCAG GTACTGGAAAGTCTCAGTTCTTGAAATTTGCTGCTAAATTAAGCAACCGATCTGTCATTACTACTGGCCTGGGAAGCACTAGTGCTGGACTGACTGTTACTGCAGTTAAGGATGGTG GGGAGTGGATGCTAGAAGCCGGGGCCCTTGTTTTAGCTGATGGAGGCCTTTGTTgcattgatgaatttgatag TATGAGAGAACATGACAGGGCAACCATTCATGAAGCAATGGAGCAGCAGACTATAAGTGTTGCAAAG gCTGGCCTTGTTACTACTCTTAGTACCAGGACAATTGTCTTCGGTGCAACAAATCCCAAAGGACACTATGATCCTGATCAAC CTCTCTCTGTCAATACGGCACTCTCTGGTCCCTTACTAAGTAGATTTGATATTGTCCTTGTGCTCTTGGATACAAAGAACCCTGAATGGGATGCAGTTGTATCATCACACATTCTGGGTGAG gGAGAATATGGAAATGGCAAGCAGGATGAAGATCTAGCAAATATCTGGTCACTTTCTATCCTCCGGAG GTATATTGGCTATgtaaaaaatcactttaaacCAGTGCTTACAAAAGAGGCTGAAAAGGTTATCTCAAGCTATTATCAACTCCAAAGGAGATCGGCCACACATAATGCAG CAAGAACAACGGTGCGCATGCTTGAAAGCTTGATACGCCTGGCTCAAG GTCACGCAAGGCTTATGTTCAGAAATGAGGTCACTAGATTAGATGCCATTGCAGCCATTTTATGCATTGAGTCATCCATGACTATCTCCGCAATTATAGACAGCATAGGGAATGCCCTGCACTCCAATTTCACCGAGAACCCAGACGAGGAAT ATGCCAAGCAAGAAAAATTAATTCTTGAAAAGTTAAGTTTGATCGATGAGTCCCTGGAATCAAACGGCTTGGAAGGTTTCAACTGA